A genomic region of Pseudorca crassidens isolate mPseCra1 chromosome 10, mPseCra1.hap1, whole genome shotgun sequence contains the following coding sequences:
- the NKAPL gene encoding LOW QUALITY PROTEIN: NKAP-like protein (The sequence of the model RefSeq protein was modified relative to this genomic sequence to represent the inferred CDS: inserted 2 bases in 1 codon; deleted 2 bases in 2 codons), with protein sequence MVTVSRSRYPEDTPASRRRRRSSSGSLPSAQTRPSPWGSGSQSHSHSRGREGLRPQWGGSGVGAPCTFSRSGSRERPTRLRNYAFSSSSVYYGGYRYHHHHYAGERQWAEDYEKEKEESYRQGRLKERERTGELGAPEVWELSPEFPEPDSGEHTPVEDEEVKTKKNSSSRSRSEEKRKKASSSKNKKRKKKSKGKQRKYSDNSDSNSDYDTSSDDDKKRATKAKKEKKKKHRAKKPKKKTKKTKKESSVKSCKDSEGELPEDTWIEQQKIADNMALIGPEAPIIHTSQDEEPLNYGHALLPGEGTAMAEYVKAGKRIPRRGEIGLRSEEIASFECLGYVMSGSRHCRMEAVRLRKENQIYSADEKRALASFNQEERRKREXKILASFREMVYRKTKRKDDK encoded by the exons ATGGTGACAGTGTCCCGGTCGCGCTACCCCGAGGACACCCCAGCCTCTAGGAGACGGCGACGCAGCTCGTCGGGGAGCCTGCCTTCCGCGCAGACCAGACCATCCCCGTGG GGCAGCGGTTCCCAATCCCACTCGCACTCCCGCGGCCGCGAGGGCCTCAGGCCTCAGTGGGGTGGGTCGGGCGTCGGCGCTCCTTGTACCTTTAGCCGCTCTGGATCTCGGGAGCGGCCCACCAGGCTCCGCAACTACGCTTTCTCGTCCTCTTCTGTCTACTATGGCGGATAccgctaccatcaccaccactatgCGGGCGAGAGGCAGTGGGCGGAAGACtatgagaaggagaaggaggagagctATCGTCAGGGGAggctgaaagagagagaaaggactgggGAGTTGGGAGCACCTGAGGTGTGGGAGCTGTCTCCAGAGTTTCCTGAGCCAGATTCTGGTGAACACACCCCAGTTGAGGATGAAGAGGTAAAGACTAAGAAGAACAGCAGTTCACGTTCCCGCTccgaagaaaaaaggaaaaaggccagtagttcaaaaaataagaaaagaaagaaaaagtccaaaggaaaacagaggaaatatTCTGATAATAGCGACAGTAATTCAGACTATGACACTAGCTCTGATGATGATAAAAAGAGAGCAACAAAAgccaagaaagagaagaaaaagaagcacagAGCTAAAAAGCCCAAGAAAAAGACGAAGAAGACTAAAAAAGAATCCAGTGTCAAAAGCTGTAAGGATTCAGAAGGGGAGTTGCCAGAAGATACCTGGATTGAGCAG CAAAAGATTGCAGATAACATGGCTCTAATAGGTCCAGAGGCACCTATAATACACACCTCTCAAGATGAGGAACCTTTGAACTACGGCCATGCTCTGCTTCCAGGTGAAGGTACAGCTATGGCTGAGTATGTAAAAGCTGGAAAGCGTATCCCACGAAGAGGTGAAATTGGGCTGAGAAGTGAAGAGATTGCTTCTTTTGAATGCTTAGGTTATGTTATGAGTGGTAGCAGGCATTGCAGAATGGAGGCTGTGCGACTGCGTAAAGAGAACCAGATCTATAGTGCTGATGAGAAGAGAGCCCTTGCATCCTTTAACCAAGAAGAAAGACGGAAGAGAGA TAAGATTCTAGCTAGTTTCAGAGAGATGGTGTAccgaaagacaaaaaggaaagatGACAAATAA